In Phreatobacter stygius, a genomic segment contains:
- the rpoN gene encoding RNA polymerase factor sigma-54, translated as MALSARLELRVGQSLVMTPQLMQAIKLLQLSNLDLVAYVEAELEKNPLLERAEPAPESVPDAEAPTVVAASDGDAEAGDWLGDTLDNSRTAIEERLGTDMENVFPDDKGPELKHADAASDPMTSSWSNVGSGGRDEDDYNLEAFVSAGLSLADHLSNQLALAVETPQERLIGQMLIDSVDDAGYLTISTDEVADRLGAELAEVERILGLIQAFEPSGVAARNLAECLAIQLRDKNRYDPAMQVLVAHLDLLAKRDFQALKRLCAIDDEDIADMVAEIRRLNPKPGLAFGFAPVQALVPDVMVRAGPDGGWLVELNTETLPKVLVNQTYYARISKTAKSETDKTFLADAMQTATWLTRALDQRARTILKVATEIVRQQDAFFALGVQYLRPLNLKTIADAISMHESTVSRVTSNKSIATSRGIFEMKYFFTSAIASSEGGESHSAEAVRFRIKQMIDQEDVADVLSDDAIMDKLRESGIDIARRTVAKYREALRIPSSVQRRREKQAMAS; from the coding sequence ATGGCCCTGTCTGCACGATTAGAGCTCCGCGTCGGCCAGTCGCTGGTCATGACGCCTCAGCTCATGCAGGCCATCAAACTCCTGCAGCTGTCCAATCTCGATCTTGTCGCCTATGTCGAGGCCGAGCTCGAAAAGAATCCGCTTCTGGAACGGGCCGAACCGGCGCCGGAATCGGTTCCCGATGCCGAGGCGCCGACCGTGGTGGCCGCGTCGGACGGCGACGCCGAAGCCGGCGACTGGCTCGGCGACACCCTCGACAACAGCCGCACCGCGATCGAGGAGCGGCTCGGCACCGACATGGAAAACGTCTTCCCGGACGACAAGGGGCCGGAGCTCAAGCACGCCGACGCCGCCTCCGATCCGATGACCTCGTCCTGGTCGAATGTCGGCTCCGGCGGGCGCGACGAGGACGACTACAATCTCGAAGCCTTTGTCTCGGCCGGCCTGTCGCTGGCCGATCACCTGTCGAACCAGCTGGCACTGGCGGTGGAAACGCCACAGGAGCGGCTGATCGGCCAGATGTTGATCGATTCGGTCGATGATGCCGGCTATCTGACGATTTCCACCGACGAGGTTGCCGACCGGCTGGGCGCCGAATTGGCTGAGGTGGAGCGTATTCTCGGCCTGATCCAGGCCTTCGAGCCGTCGGGCGTGGCGGCGCGCAATCTGGCCGAATGCCTGGCGATCCAATTGCGCGACAAGAACCGTTACGACCCGGCCATGCAGGTGCTGGTCGCCCATCTCGACCTGCTCGCCAAGCGCGACTTCCAGGCCTTGAAGCGGCTCTGCGCGATCGATGACGAGGATATCGCCGACATGGTCGCCGAAATCCGCCGGCTCAACCCGAAGCCCGGCCTCGCCTTCGGTTTCGCGCCGGTCCAGGCCCTGGTCCCCGATGTCATGGTGCGCGCCGGGCCGGATGGCGGCTGGCTGGTCGAGCTGAACACCGAGACGCTGCCCAAGGTGCTGGTCAACCAGACCTATTACGCGCGCATCTCGAAGACCGCCAAATCCGAGACCGACAAGACCTTCCTGGCCGACGCGATGCAGACGGCGACCTGGCTGACCCGCGCGCTCGACCAGCGTGCCCGCACCATCCTGAAGGTTGCGACCGAGATCGTCCGCCAGCAGGACGCCTTCTTCGCGCTGGGCGTCCAATATCTCAGGCCGCTCAACCTGAAGACCATTGCCGACGCCATCAGCATGCACGAATCGACGGTGTCGCGGGTCACCTCGAACAAATCGATCGCCACCAGCCGGGGCATTTTCGAGATGAAGTATTTCTTCACCTCGGCGATCGCCAGTTCCGAGGGCGGCGAGAGCCATTCGGCCGAGGCGGTGCGCTTCCGCATCAAGCAGATGATCGACCAGGAGGACGTTGCCGACGTGCTGTCGGACGACGCCATCATGGACAAGTTGCGCGAATCCGGCATCGACATCGCGCGCCGCACCGTCGCCAAATACCGCGAAGCCCTGCGCATTCCCTCGTCGGTGCAGCGCCGCCGCGAGAAACAGGCCATGGCGAGCTAG